A genomic region of Miscanthus floridulus cultivar M001 chromosome 3, ASM1932011v1, whole genome shotgun sequence contains the following coding sequences:
- the LOC136543881 gene encoding uncharacterized protein translates to MAVPNYTYLKLKMLGLHEIIIVGTSFQRTYKCEVECCDHAAAIVASMELTPIRKKAAEEAPNTKWSSRSFELVEGTKEVLLDPISSNSKVVRIDTSLSSK, encoded by the coding sequence atggccgtccccaattacacctacctcaagttgaagatgctgggacTACATGAGATCATcatcgtcggcacctccttccagcgcacctacaagtgcgaggttgagtgctgcGATCATGCcgcggcaatcgtcgcctccatgGAACTCACACCCATCAGGAAAAAGGCCGCTGAAGAAGCACCTAACACCAAGTGGTCGTCCAGGTCTTTTGAGCTAgtggagggcaccaaggaggtcctcctAGACCCCATCAGTTCCAAtagcaaagtggtgcgcattgacacctcgctttcctccaaatag